A genomic stretch from Apis cerana isolate GH-2021 linkage group LG9, AcerK_1.0, whole genome shotgun sequence includes:
- the LOC108000577 gene encoding V-type proton ATPase catalytic subunit A isoform X2: protein MTSQGLPKISNEERETKFGYVYAVSGPVVTAEQMSGSAMYELVRVGYYELVGEIIRLEGDMATIQVYEETSGVTVGDPVLRTGKPLSVELGPGILGSIFDGIQRPLKDINELTNSIYIPKGINVPALSRSAAWEFNPSNIKNGSHITGGDLFGVVYENTLVKHKMILPPKSKGTVTYIAPAGNYTVSDVILETEFDGERHKYTMLQVWPVRQPRPVTEKLPANHPLLTGQRVLDSLFPCVQGGTTAIPGAFGCGKTVISQALSKYSNSDVIIYVGCGERGNEMSEVLRDFPKLTVEIDGITESIMKRTALVANTSNMPVAAREASIYTGITLSEYFRDMGYNVSMMADSTSRWAEALREISGRLAEMPADSGYPAYLGARLASFYERAGRVKCLGNPDREGSVSIVGAVSPPGGDFSDPVTSATLGIVQVFWGLDKKLAQRKHFPSINWLISYSKYLRALDDFYDKNFAEFVPLRTKVKEILQEEEDLSEIVQLVGKASLAETDKITLEVAKLLKDDFLQQNSYSPYDRFCPFYKTVGMLRNMIAFYDMARHAVESTAQSDNKITWNVIKDSMYNILYQLSSMKFKDPVQDGEAKIRADFDQLHEDIQQAFRNLED, encoded by the exons ATGACGAGCCAAGGCTTACCCAAAATTAGTAATGAGGAGAGAGAAACCAAATTTGGTTATGTATATGCTGTATCTGGCCCag tgGTTACAGCTGAACAAATGTCAGGATCAGCTATGTATGAGTTGGTTAGAGTAGGATATTATGAACTAGTTGGAGAAATAATTCGTTTAGAAGGTGATATGGCTACTATACAg GTATATGAAGAAACTAGTGGTGTAACTGTGGGTGATCCAGTCTTACGTACTGGAAAGCCATTATCTGTAGAACTTGGACCTGGTATTCTTGGCAGTATCTTTGATGGTATTCAAAGACCATTGAAAGATATCAATGAGCTTACAAATTCTATTTACATCCCAAAGGGTATTAATGTACCAGCATTATCAAGAAGTGCTGCTTGGGAATTTAATCCatctaatatcaaaaatgGAAGCCACATCACTGGTGGAGATTTGTTTGGTGTAGTCTATGAGAATACATTAGTGAaacataaaatgattttacctCCAAAAAGTAAAGGAACTGTGACTTATATCGCACCTGCTGGCAATTATACAGTGTCt gatGTTATTCTGGAAACAGAATTTGATGGCGAGAGGCACAAATATACTATGCTTCAg GTATGGCCTGTAAGACAACCTCGTCCAGTCACTGAAAAATTACCAGCTAATCATCCTTTACTTACTGGTCAACGAGTATTAGATTCACTTTTTcc atgcGTTCAAGGTGGTACTACAGCCATTCCTGGTGCTTTCGGTTGTGGCAAAACTGTAATTTCTCAagctttatcaaaatattcaaattctgatgttattatttatgttggTTGTGGAGAACGTGGTAATGAAATGTCTGAAGTATTGCGTGATTTTCCTAAATTAACAGTGGAAATTGATGGTATTACTGAATCTATCATGAAGCGTACAGCTTTGGTTGCTAATACTTCAAATATGCCTGTAGCAGCTCGTGAAGCATCTATTTACACAg GCATTACTCTATCAGAATACTTCAGAGATATGGGTTATAATGTATCTATGATGGCTGATTCAACATCTCGTTGGGCAGAAGCACTTCGTGAAATTTCTGGTCGATTAGCTGAAATGCCTGCTGATTCTGGATATCCCGCTTATCTTGGGGCTCGTTTAGCTAGCTTCTATGAACGTGCAGGaag AGTGAAATGTTTAGGTAATCCCGATCGAGAAGGTTCCGTCAGTATTGTAGGTGCTGTATCACCACCAGGTGGTGATTTCTCTGATCCTGTTACCAGTGCAACCTTGGGTATTGTACAg GTGTTCTGGGGTCTTGATAAAAAACTTGCACAACGTAAACACTTTCCATCAATTAATTGGCTTATTTCATACAGTAAATATCTTCGAGCTTTAGACGATTTCTACGACAAAAATTTTGCAGAATTCGTTCCTTTGAGAACGAAAGTAAAAGAAATCTTACAAGAGGAAGAAGATTTATCAGAAATTGTACAATTAGTCGGTAAAGCTTCTCTTGCGGAAACGgataaaattactttagaaGTTGCGAAACTCTTAAAAGATGATTTTTTGCAACAGAACag ttATTCGCCATATGATCGTTTTTGTCCATTTTATAAAACTGTTGGAATGTTACGAAACATGATCGCATTTTATGATATGGCAAGACATGCAGTTGAATCTACGGCACaatcagataataaaataacatggaATGTTATTAAGGATAGcatgtataatattctttatcaatTAAGTTCTATGAAATTCAag gaTCCAGTACAAGACGGTGAAGCAAAAATCAGAGctgattttgatcaattacATGAAGATATTCAACAGgcatttagaaatttagaagattaa
- the LOC108000579 gene encoding upstream stimulatory factor 1 isoform X1 produces the protein MDILEQHLEQQDVSTVNAKDDGGTGIVIEEAEIVDCEGETVAEDGMRYQEALAYRVVQVNGTTAGNEIELPVTQPGNNTVQVLTSPLNGQFYVIGNANDVFTTAQTSRSLVPRTTTLQIETPRNCTTVLKKRDDRRRATHNEVERRRRDKINNWIAKLGKIIPECNAAANGSGSGSGEGKANYETQSKGGILSKACEYITELRAANQGLGQCLRDNEKLRQEITALKQLVAQLKRENLQLRSQISPSTGTNVDV, from the exons atggatattttgGAGCAGCATCTCGAACAACAGGATGTCAG TACTGTTAACGCAAAGGATGACGGTGGCACAGGAATTGTTATTGAAGAAGCGGAAATCGTAGACTGTGaag GAGAAACTGTTGCAGAAGATGGAATGCGTTATCAAGAAGCACTTGCATATAGAGTAGTTCAAGTAAATGGAACTACTGCTGGCAATGAAATAGAATTGCCAGTCACCCAACCAGGAAATAACACTGTACAGGTCCTGACATCCCCATTAAATGGCCAGTTTTATGTTATTGGAAATGCCAATGATGTTTTCACGACTGCACAAACTTCTAGATCATTGGTTCCTAGAACCACTACTTTACAAATAGAAACACCAAGGAATTGTACTACTGTATTAAAGAAG agAGATGATAGAAGAAGAGCTACTCATAATGAAGTTGAACGTCGACGAAgagacaaaataaataattggattgcaaaattgggaaaaattaTTCCTGAGTGCAATGCAGCTGCAAATGGAAGTGGTAGTGGTAGTGGTGAAGGAAAGGCAAATTATGAAACTCAG AGTAAAGGAGGAATTTTGTCAAAAGCCTGTGAATATATAACAGAATTAAGAGCAGCCAATCAGGGATTGGGTCAATGTTTACGTGATAACGAAAAACTACGACAAGAAATAACTGCTTTGAAACAACTCGTTGCACAATTGAAACGTGAGAATCTTCAACTGAGATCACAAATCTCGCCCTCTACAGGAACGAACGTTGATGTTTGA
- the LOC108000538 gene encoding C-type lectin domain family 12 member B isoform X1: MWYTMKHKLSFCLFSMLLFQLCIMEIPDNLYSISTINSLNVSMIEPLGIWGEILENWTISDSKITRMSKVMKLGDKSLTVTSKISMPNKREVSETDLYLLGAIEKLVYRVDFLENRLKRAEELLYYVISGNINKKEPCPSNYSKIGQNCYHFSNREFDWKSSASLCRGMGGQLLEFDTNNEKHDVIINLQTNSKLKGKTFWTGGLNPGLLWIWASSAKPVYQNTKYTVPGDGRCLKLSYNSTSKLYSYQSDDCGARHKYACKLTKDDDSAKKIEKTAKMLNE; the protein is encoded by the exons ATGTG gTATACCATGAAACATAAACTATCTTTTTGCTTATTTTCCATgttactttttcaattatgtattatgGAAATTCCAG ataatttatattcgatatccACTATAAATTCACTTAATGTTTCAATGATTGAGCCACTAGGAATATGGGGTGAAATTCTAGAAAATTGGACTATTTCCGATTCAAAAATAACCAGAATGTCGAAAGTGATGAAATTGGGAGATAAAAGCTTAACCGTTACGAGCAAAATATCGATGCCAAATAAACGAGAAGTCTCTGAAACAGATCTCTATTTACttg GTGCGATAGAGAAACTTGTCTACAGAGtagattttttagaaaatcgtttaaaaagaGCAGAAGAACTTCTGTATTATGTAATTTCTGGAAATATCAACAAAAAAg AACCCTGTCCCAGTAATTATTCCAAAATCGGTCAGAATTGCTATCACTTTAGCAATCGTGAATTCGACTGGAAATCGTCAGCAAGCCTTTGTCGAGGAATGGGCGGccaattattagaatttgatactaataatgaaaaacacgacgtaataattaatttacagacaaattctaaattaaaaggTAAAACCTTTTGGACAGGAGGATTAAATCCAGGTCTTCTTTGGATCTGGGCTAGTAGTGCAAAACCAGTTTATCAAAATACTAAATACACTGTTCCTGGTGATGGcag atgtttaaaattatcctaCAATTCCACATCTAAATTGTACTCTTATCAAAGTGATGATTGTGGCGCAAGACACAAATATGCTTGTAAATTGACAAAAGATGATGATTcagcaaaaaaaattgaaaaaactgCAAAAATGTTGAacgaataa
- the LOC108000538 gene encoding oxidized low-density lipoprotein receptor 1 isoform X2, which yields MKHKLSFCLFSMLLFQLCIMEIPDNLYSISTINSLNVSMIEPLGIWGEILENWTISDSKITRMSKVMKLGDKSLTVTSKISMPNKREVSETDLYLLGAIEKLVYRVDFLENRLKRAEELLYYVISGNINKKEPCPSNYSKIGQNCYHFSNREFDWKSSASLCRGMGGQLLEFDTNNEKHDVIINLQTNSKLKGKTFWTGGLNPGLLWIWASSAKPVYQNTKYTVPGDGRCLKLSYNSTSKLYSYQSDDCGARHKYACKLTKDDDSAKKIEKTAKMLNE from the exons ATGAAACATAAACTATCTTTTTGCTTATTTTCCATgttactttttcaattatgtattatgGAAATTCCAG ataatttatattcgatatccACTATAAATTCACTTAATGTTTCAATGATTGAGCCACTAGGAATATGGGGTGAAATTCTAGAAAATTGGACTATTTCCGATTCAAAAATAACCAGAATGTCGAAAGTGATGAAATTGGGAGATAAAAGCTTAACCGTTACGAGCAAAATATCGATGCCAAATAAACGAGAAGTCTCTGAAACAGATCTCTATTTACttg GTGCGATAGAGAAACTTGTCTACAGAGtagattttttagaaaatcgtttaaaaagaGCAGAAGAACTTCTGTATTATGTAATTTCTGGAAATATCAACAAAAAAg AACCCTGTCCCAGTAATTATTCCAAAATCGGTCAGAATTGCTATCACTTTAGCAATCGTGAATTCGACTGGAAATCGTCAGCAAGCCTTTGTCGAGGAATGGGCGGccaattattagaatttgatactaataatgaaaaacacgacgtaataattaatttacagacaaattctaaattaaaaggTAAAACCTTTTGGACAGGAGGATTAAATCCAGGTCTTCTTTGGATCTGGGCTAGTAGTGCAAAACCAGTTTATCAAAATACTAAATACACTGTTCCTGGTGATGGcag atgtttaaaattatcctaCAATTCCACATCTAAATTGTACTCTTATCAAAGTGATGATTGTGGCGCAAGACACAAATATGCTTGTAAATTGACAAAAGATGATGATTcagcaaaaaaaattgaaaaaactgCAAAAATGTTGAacgaataa
- the LOC133666703 gene encoding 5'-deoxynucleotidase HDDC2 has translation MDIEKLQEFMELVGRLKHMKRTGWVLKNVPDPETIAGHMYRMAMFSFLVDNENLDKVKIMQMALIHDLAECIVGDITPSCGIPSEIKHKLEDEAMEDICKLLGDRGPMILEIFREYEKQESPEAKYVKDLDRLDLIMQAYEYEKRDNIPGKLEEFFTTTSGKIRHPFIQKLASEIIARRQALCCNLTSV, from the exons ATGGATATCGAGAAATTACAAGAATTTATGGAATTGGTTGGTCGATTGAAA catATGAAAAGAACAGGATGGGTTCTTAAAAATGTTCCTGATCCAGAAACAATTGCAGGTCATATGTATAGGATGGCTATGTTTTCTTTCTTAgtagataatgaaaatttagataaagtcaa aatCATGCAAATGGCTTTAATACATGATTTAGCTGAATGTATCGTGGGAGATATAACACCTTCTTGTGGTATTCCATCTGAAATTAAACATAAGTTAGAAGATGAAGCTATGGAAGATATTTGCAAACTTCTTGGAGATAGAGGACCTatgatattggaaatatttcgt gaatATGAAAAACAAGAATCCCCGGAAGCAAAATATGTTAAAGATTTAGACagattagatttaattatgcaagcatatgaatatgaaaagaGGGATAATATTCCtggaaaattagaagaattttttactaCTACAAGCGGCAAAATAAGGCAtccttttattcaaaaattagcATCTGAAATTATTGCAAGAAGACAAGCTTTATGTTGTAATTTAACTTCAGTATAA
- the LOC108000579 gene encoding upstream stimulatory factor 1 isoform X2 — MRYQEALAYRVVQVNGTTAGNEIELPVTQPGNNTVQVLTSPLNGQFYVIGNANDVFTTAQTSRSLVPRTTTLQIETPRNCTTVLKKRDDRRRATHNEVERRRRDKINNWIAKLGKIIPECNAAANGSGSGSGEGKANYETQSKGGILSKACEYITELRAANQGLGQCLRDNEKLRQEITALKQLVAQLKRENLQLRSQISPSTGTNVDV, encoded by the exons ATGCGTTATCAAGAAGCACTTGCATATAGAGTAGTTCAAGTAAATGGAACTACTGCTGGCAATGAAATAGAATTGCCAGTCACCCAACCAGGAAATAACACTGTACAGGTCCTGACATCCCCATTAAATGGCCAGTTTTATGTTATTGGAAATGCCAATGATGTTTTCACGACTGCACAAACTTCTAGATCATTGGTTCCTAGAACCACTACTTTACAAATAGAAACACCAAGGAATTGTACTACTGTATTAAAGAAG agAGATGATAGAAGAAGAGCTACTCATAATGAAGTTGAACGTCGACGAAgagacaaaataaataattggattgcaaaattgggaaaaattaTTCCTGAGTGCAATGCAGCTGCAAATGGAAGTGGTAGTGGTAGTGGTGAAGGAAAGGCAAATTATGAAACTCAG AGTAAAGGAGGAATTTTGTCAAAAGCCTGTGAATATATAACAGAATTAAGAGCAGCCAATCAGGGATTGGGTCAATGTTTACGTGATAACGAAAAACTACGACAAGAAATAACTGCTTTGAAACAACTCGTTGCACAATTGAAACGTGAGAATCTTCAACTGAGATCACAAATCTCGCCCTCTACAGGAACGAACGTTGATGTTTGA
- the LOC108000578 gene encoding ubiquitin domain-containing protein UBFD1 codes for MEYVDAAKSESNDNSCNSTSYTELVSNTNSNENLLIETKDSSSKYEIQDIQKTDSNIATTSQDPPQENIDFKVIYNKQRINVNFPLDGTVAELKAHLQNIISVPQAMQKVMIKGLAKDEQTLRSLGVTKGAKVMVVGSKLDDVLAISIPTKQDLSDEAASTTNKEPLSQQKMHRKVLDKGMPDDVMPGILDSKEPLPEFPLAGMLNKSGGKVRLTFKLEQDQLWIGTKERTDKIPMNSIKGVHSEPIHDHPEYHIMAIQLGTTEASRYWIYWVPAQYISAIKDAILGKWCYF; via the exons ATGGAGTACGTCG atgCTGCAAAAAGTGAAAGCAACGACAACTCTTGTAACTCAACTTCTTATACTGAATTAGTATCAAACACaaattctaatgaaaatttattgatagaaACAAAAGATTCATcatcaaaatatgaaattcaagATATACAAAAAACAGATAGTAATATTGCAACTACCTCGCAAGATCCACCCCAAGAGAATATAGACTtcaaagtaatttataataaacaaaggattaatgtaaattttccaCTTGATGGTACAGTGGCAGAATTAAAGGCTCATCTTCAAAACATCATATCTGTGCCTCAAGCTATGCAAAAAGTTATGATTAAAGGATTAGCCAAAGATGAACAAACATTAAGAAGTTTGGGTGTCAcaaaag gtGCCAAAGTTATGGTAGTAGGATCAAAATTAGATGATGTATTAGCCATTTCAATTCCAACAAAGCAGGATTTATCAGATGAAGCGGCTTCCACTACAAATAAGGAACCTTTATCTCAACAGAAAATGCATAGGAAAGTATTAGATAAAGGTATGCCAGATGATGTGATGCCTGGTATATTAGATAGTAag gaACCACTACCAGAATTTCCATTGGCTGGCATGTTAAATAAATCTGGTGGTAAAGTTagattaacatttaaattggAACAAGATCAACTTTGGATTGGtacaaaagaaagaacagaTAAAATACCTATGAATTCCATAAAAGGTGTACACAGTGAACCAATACATGATCATCCAGAATATCATATTATG gcTATACAACTAGGCACGACTGAGGCTTCGAGATATTGGATATATTGGGTTCCTGCGCAATATATATCGGCTATAAAAGATGCTATTCTTGGCAAGTGGTGCTACTTCTGA
- the LOC108000534 gene encoding nicotinamidase has protein sequence MEVKCNLSTVVEKKKWSIEKFLAEFNLSEKDGNLNYANFHSICVTLFYPNEIKQDEWRIREIFCSFDLNKDGILQQQEWKTFCDWLRVILEPVDALLIIDIQNDFIDGSLALRACEAKQDGIDVVEPINYLLKNGLFDKIIYSLDWHPENHISFYENLHLRELHPDSKVTKDNAKLFDTVVFADPHSEQILWPKHCVMNTWGSQLHKDLLITPNSVQVRKGQNSNVDAYSVFSDNNYKETMELQKILNELGATRIFVCGLAYDVCVKFTCLDGLQLGYALAVIDDCCRGVSMPNIEKTKKLICENGGLITNSHDVVEMINEGKRSLIMSHQIAKAMICCHAANCMN, from the exons ATGGAAGTAAAATGTAACCTATCAACggttgttgaaaaaaaaaaatggtctattgaaaaatttctggctgaatttaatttatcagaaaaagatggtaatttgaattatgcaaattttcattcaatttgtGTTACGCTTTTTTATCCAAATGAAATCAAACAAGATGAATGGAGGATTCGAGagatattttgttcatttgaTCTAAACAAAGATGGTATATTGCAGCAACAAGAGTGGAAaac ATTCTGTGATTGGTTACGAGTGATACTTGAACCTGTAGATGCACTTTTGATTATAGAcattcaaaatgattttattgatgGGTCTTTAGCTCTTCGTGCTTGTGAAGCCAAGCAGGATGGAATCGATGTGGTGGaaccaattaattatttattaaaaaatggactttttgataaaattatttattcgttagaTTGGCATCCGGAAAATCATATcagtttttatgaaaatttacatttacgaGAATTACATCCAGATTCAAag gTTACAAAAGACAATGCCAAGCTATTTGATACAGTGGTTTTTGCGGATCCTCATTCGGAACAGATACTCTGGCCTAAGCATTGCGTAATGAATACATGGGGATCTCAATTACACAAAGATCTTTTGATTACACCTAATTCTGTGCAg GTACGTAAAGGTCAAAATTCAAATGTGGATGCTTACTCTGTATTTTCcgataacaattataaagaaacaatggaattgcaaaaaattttgaatgaattagGTGCGACACGCATCTTTGTATGTGGCCTCGCTTACGATGtttgtgtaaaatttacaTGTTTAGACGGACTTCAATTAGGCTATGCTTTAGCTGTTATTGATGATTGTTGTCGTGGTGTTTCGATGcctaatattgaaaaaactaaaaaattaatctgtgAGAATGGAGGACTTATCACTAATAGTCACGATGTTGTTGAAATGATAAACGAGGGAAAACGAAGCCTTATTATGAGTCATCAAATTGCAAAAGCAATGATTTGCTGCCATGCAGCAAAttgtatgaattaa
- the LOC108000577 gene encoding V-type proton ATPase catalytic subunit A isoform X1 → MTSQGLPKISNEERETKFGYVYAVSGPVVTAEQMSGSAMYELVRVGYYELVGEIIRLEGDMATIQVYEETSGVTVGDPVLRTGKPLSVELGPGILGSIFDGIQRPLKDINELTNSIYIPKGINVPALSRSAAWEFNPSNIKNGSHITGGDLFGVVYENTLVKHKMILPPKSKGTVTYIAPAGNYTVSDVILETEFDGERHKYTMLQVWPVRQPRPVTEKLPANHPLLTGQRVLDSLFPCVQGGTTAIPGAFGCGKTVISQALSKYSNSDVIIYVGCGERGNEMSEVLRDFPKLTVEIDGITESIMKRTALVANTSNMPVAAREASIYTGITLSEYFRDMGYNVSMMADSTSRWAEALREISGRLAEMPADSGYPAYLGARLASFYERAGRVKCLGNPDREGSVSIVGAVSPPGGDFSDPVTSATLGIVQVFWGLDKKLAQRKHFPSINWLISYSKYLRALDDFYDKNFAEFVPLRTKVKEILQEEEDLSEIVQLVGKASLAETDKITLEVAKLLKDDFLQQNSYSPYDRFCPFYKTVGMLRNMIAFYDMARHAVESTAQSDNKITWNVIKDSMYNILYQLSSMKFKVNIIFKIILFLHFKIYNVNYVFFFCFRIQYKTVKQKSELILINYMKIFNRHLEI, encoded by the exons ATGACGAGCCAAGGCTTACCCAAAATTAGTAATGAGGAGAGAGAAACCAAATTTGGTTATGTATATGCTGTATCTGGCCCag tgGTTACAGCTGAACAAATGTCAGGATCAGCTATGTATGAGTTGGTTAGAGTAGGATATTATGAACTAGTTGGAGAAATAATTCGTTTAGAAGGTGATATGGCTACTATACAg GTATATGAAGAAACTAGTGGTGTAACTGTGGGTGATCCAGTCTTACGTACTGGAAAGCCATTATCTGTAGAACTTGGACCTGGTATTCTTGGCAGTATCTTTGATGGTATTCAAAGACCATTGAAAGATATCAATGAGCTTACAAATTCTATTTACATCCCAAAGGGTATTAATGTACCAGCATTATCAAGAAGTGCTGCTTGGGAATTTAATCCatctaatatcaaaaatgGAAGCCACATCACTGGTGGAGATTTGTTTGGTGTAGTCTATGAGAATACATTAGTGAaacataaaatgattttacctCCAAAAAGTAAAGGAACTGTGACTTATATCGCACCTGCTGGCAATTATACAGTGTCt gatGTTATTCTGGAAACAGAATTTGATGGCGAGAGGCACAAATATACTATGCTTCAg GTATGGCCTGTAAGACAACCTCGTCCAGTCACTGAAAAATTACCAGCTAATCATCCTTTACTTACTGGTCAACGAGTATTAGATTCACTTTTTcc atgcGTTCAAGGTGGTACTACAGCCATTCCTGGTGCTTTCGGTTGTGGCAAAACTGTAATTTCTCAagctttatcaaaatattcaaattctgatgttattatttatgttggTTGTGGAGAACGTGGTAATGAAATGTCTGAAGTATTGCGTGATTTTCCTAAATTAACAGTGGAAATTGATGGTATTACTGAATCTATCATGAAGCGTACAGCTTTGGTTGCTAATACTTCAAATATGCCTGTAGCAGCTCGTGAAGCATCTATTTACACAg GCATTACTCTATCAGAATACTTCAGAGATATGGGTTATAATGTATCTATGATGGCTGATTCAACATCTCGTTGGGCAGAAGCACTTCGTGAAATTTCTGGTCGATTAGCTGAAATGCCTGCTGATTCTGGATATCCCGCTTATCTTGGGGCTCGTTTAGCTAGCTTCTATGAACGTGCAGGaag AGTGAAATGTTTAGGTAATCCCGATCGAGAAGGTTCCGTCAGTATTGTAGGTGCTGTATCACCACCAGGTGGTGATTTCTCTGATCCTGTTACCAGTGCAACCTTGGGTATTGTACAg GTGTTCTGGGGTCTTGATAAAAAACTTGCACAACGTAAACACTTTCCATCAATTAATTGGCTTATTTCATACAGTAAATATCTTCGAGCTTTAGACGATTTCTACGACAAAAATTTTGCAGAATTCGTTCCTTTGAGAACGAAAGTAAAAGAAATCTTACAAGAGGAAGAAGATTTATCAGAAATTGTACAATTAGTCGGTAAAGCTTCTCTTGCGGAAACGgataaaattactttagaaGTTGCGAAACTCTTAAAAGATGATTTTTTGCAACAGAACag ttATTCGCCATATGATCGTTTTTGTCCATTTTATAAAACTGTTGGAATGTTACGAAACATGATCGCATTTTATGATATGGCAAGACATGCAGTTGAATCTACGGCACaatcagataataaaataacatggaATGTTATTAAGGATAGcatgtataatattctttatcaatTAAGTTCTATGAAATTCAaggtaaatattatctttaaaataattttatttcttcattttaaaatctataatgtaaattatgttttttttttttgttttaggaTCCAGTACAAGACGGTGAAGCAAAAATCAGAGctgattttgatcaattacATGAAGATATTCAACAGgcatttagaaatttag